The following nucleotide sequence is from Euleptes europaea isolate rEulEur1 chromosome 3, rEulEur1.hap1, whole genome shotgun sequence.
AGCCAGTAGGAAAGATGCTGGGGCAAGCAGCTCAGCGCCCCCTTCAGCCCGGGGGGTTGAATACGTACCAGCCGTATTtaaatcttgttttatttatttgtaccatTTCTGCTAATGTTGCAGCAGTTTCAGTTTGTTTTTGAAGGACAATTCATAGCACGAGTCATTTCTGATTTTTATGGCGTGCTCCAGAAACGTCTTAGGAGGAAAAGTCAAGATTAAGCCATGGAGATATTGTATTAATAGtattgtacttttttaaaaaatagtgtaaCATATAAGGCTACTGTGACAGTGTAATGTGCTTTTAATAACTTTCAAGAGATTATGGCAGTGATCTGGCAAGCAAATAGCTCTCTCCCCAGTTTTATGGGCTGTTTTTTACATTTTCCAGAGCTCCTTCAGCAACAGCTTTTCAGTATGGTATGAGGGAGGGAATGAGGCTCCCATTTTAGTTAGTAAAGGCAAGGGCAAACTAGGGTTGAATAGTCTGAGAGATTAATGTAATAAATTTTGGAAAATAAACATGGTTATCTCTTctgccctctcctctcccttccccctgcttTCCGGCACCCTCATATTTACAGAATGTACATTTTTGGTGGGTGGGTCCCACAGAGCACAGAAGATAATATCTCTTCTCAAGACGGTGAATGGAAATGCACTGGCTCATTTTCTTACCTAAATCTAGGTTGGTGTACCTACATTTTTGTTAATATGAATTTTCAGGTTTCGTTTTGGAGTGGCACaaacagggttggatccaactattCCCTTCTGCCAGGAGAGGAATCTTCCACTGGAGAAAGAAAGATCCTCTCCTCCGACCGAAGATTCTATGCTTTGCAGCAGTAAACCGTTGAATCCAATCCTCGATCCTTAAAAATTATAGGAAGTTATAACCTGCTTTGTTCCAAGGATTGTACTTgtgcttaaaataaaaaaatggtgCTGCATGGTTACGACAACAATGAAAAACACAATTAGCATGAAACCAGTAGCAGGCAAAAAGCAACAACATTCACACATTATATAAAATGCAAAGTAACCTGATGGACCCTTAAGATCGAATGAAGTAGACTTTAAGGTTAGCTAGTTATAATTCAAAACTTAAAGAATTTGCTTCAAGTCCACAAATCAGGCAAAAAAATTACAATGTGGGAACATGTATGTGCGCATATATTTAGTTATTCTTATTTTATAGGCAGCGATGGTAAGTGAAATGTTAAGAGTTCTCACTTTTGAAAATGATCAATATGCTAACATTCTGATTTTGGTCCTGTCTTATTCGCTAGATACCACAGAATGGGTATGCCTAATTTCCGATGGTCAGGAAGACAAACATAACTCGCTGCCAGGCCCAAGAGCTGGCCACTGTGCCGTCATCATTGGCACTCGCCTGTATATATGGAGTGGCAGAGATGGTTACCGTAAGGCCTGGAACAATCAAGTTTGCTGCAAAGATCTTTGGTATCTAGACACTGGTGAGTGATGGGCATAACTTTGACAACATTGGCCGTTATTGGTATGCATTTAATTTGCAGACCCTTTTAAGAATGGTGCCATTAAACATCTGAAATTTTCAAAATCCTTATTCTGGGTCTCCACTTTTAGAGCCCTACATAAACATGTAGATTATTATcatcattttcattaaaaaaacaagaacCTTGCTATTGGTGGTTGTCAGCCTTTCCAGACCCACCTTTAACCCCAAGTAGCAGCATGAGTTGCAATCCCATGGTGGGAAGTCACGTGATGGGAAGAGCTCAGTAGTGTGAAggccagctctgtgattctataaacaAACATTGTACTGGGGAGTCTGAAAGCCACAACATCCCAATGTAATTGGAGTTTACTGTTCTCCTTTTAAGACAAGCCACCTGCACCATCACAGGTACAGTTGATCAGAGCCACTACCAACTCCTTTCAAGTTAAATGGGATGAAGTTTCCACCGTTGAAGGGTATCTTCTTCAGTTAAGCTCTGATACGCCAACACCTGCGGCTTCTGAAATACCTGTTACTATGGTACCCGAGACACCAAGTGCACAAGGTAATATCACAtgcttgttctctctctctctttctttctctcattctctctctcattctctcattCTCTCATTGAAGGTAAAGTTCCCAAAGAACCCTGGCatactttttagttggaggtgcCACTGAATGTGGgatcttccgcatgcaaagcgTATGCTCTAGGGCAGGAGCAGAAGCCTTTCTCTCCTTCTGAGAAGTCTTCCTCCCATGTAGAGGCTGGGCTAGACATCAAGAGACATCAAGAGACCCTTTCAGGGTCACTTCGCAGGTCCTTTTAGGTCTCAGGCCAGCACTGTGGTTGGATTTCCTTCCGTTTCCTGGTAACCTTGAACATATCCTTGCTTATTTCAAATACACATGAGATTCTTCCTAGAATTACAGGTTTGGAttggggtttcccccctttttttgctcagTAAGTTCTGAATTTGAAGTaatcaaatgggggggggaataattccACTGCTTTTTACCTGTTTTCATTTTTGAATATCTTGTTACAAGAAATGGAGTGTGTGTTTGAACAATAgaatagggttggatcctactgATCCTTTCTGCTAATGGTGgtgccttcccctgatgcaagaggctcGTCAGCTCATGGAAGGAAGAAGGTGCAGCTATTGGCACAGCATATTGGTGGGATCCAGCACCCAGCCTCTAGCAACAGGGAAAGAAAGTGACCCCTGTGTTAGTAGACATCCAAGTATCTTAGTGCTTTATGTGCACTTCTCCTGATTATTGTGTTTTACTTTTACATGAGAGATGGCTATTCCCTGCAGCAGAACCTACAATTAATGAATACTGTCCTTCTTCTAGGAATCAAGATGGATCTTCGCAGCCAAACTATCAATAAACTCCCCAACAATGTAAGTATAGACTTGGGAAGAGCCTATATGGTGTAGCATAtataggctaggatctgggagacccaggtttggattgctgggtgaccttggatcaatcATACACACCCAGCCTAACTACCTCGCAGGGATGAAATGGagtagagaagaatgatgtaaactgccttgggtcccctactttggggagaaaggcggggtataaatgatgtgaggaagtaaatacataaatggtAGTTTTCTATTCATTGCTAAGAAATTACACATTGATTAGTCTTTGTGAATACTAGCAAACAAATCATATCAGCCAATTCTTCTGATAGcatctaatttttaaaaggggCCATAATTTGAATTGCACATGGGCTGATGGGACTGTGTGAATGTTAAATCTACCGTTGAGCGTTTTCCTTTTGTCcttcagtgctgatttctccacattaTATAAGGATAATGTAATGCCATGATTGTTTTCCCCAAAGTCTATCTTTATTGTGAAAGCACCTGCAGGTGACCTGCAGGGGACCTGCAGGGGAGAGGAAGTCCCGTTTAACCCTTCCTATGCCAGCTGTTtgttcattcacacacacactagttttttaaaaaatatatgggtCCCTTAAGGTACCTGCAATTGTTTTtcgtgatttatttatttattatttcaatttctgacttgccctccctggccaacgccaggctcagggcgaataacaccattaaaatcaacatacAACATTATAACAATTCTAACAGTTTTAAGCTTTAATTCTCCATTTAAAACATCATCTAAAATATCAGATGGTGCTAAAATGCAATAATCGCCGAGAGGGCAGAGACAGACAAGCCCCCTCTAATTCATACAAACAACAGAagagggggttgggggttgggaggCCAACACTGTTGACATCcacggctgtcctcaattgtaggcctggtggaaaagcgccgtcttacagaccctgtggaactctttcaagtcccgcagggccctgatgttgcgaggcagagcattccaccaggctggagccagggccaaaaaaaccctggctcttgttgaagACAGCCGAACACtattagggccagggaccaccaacagattagtATCAGATAAATGTAATGTTTTTGGGGGAGATAAATAAATATACCCGgagataaataaatggaaaaaataaCCATGGGATCACTTGTGATTCCCTTTTGATACACAAAGAGATGGAAATTAGCAGCTGAGGGGGCGTAAGTGAAGAACGCAACCAAGGCCTCTCTTACAGCCTCCTTTGGCTATGTTACTGAGTATCTGAGGGTGTATAATGAGGAATGTTATTAGGTTTGGGCTTGTGCTGACAGCCAAGTAGAAAACTGTTGTTAAGTAATTGCTGATATTTTTTGTCCTTCCCCCCAACTAGGTGCAGATTTCCATTTCAGAAACTAAAGCGAAGGTTATGGAACCTGAAAATGCAAAAAAGAATAATTTAATTTCCAAAGAGTCCATTGCCCCTTTATGCCTGCCTGCTAGCACTTTAGGTAAGAAGCCTGCATGGCAAACACGCATGGAAGCGCAGCTGTGAGGTCTGCTGCAGAATGTATGTTGACGTTTGCCATTTATTACGCGAAATGCTAACCAGCTCTGTGGTTCAAAGAGATCTGTTGAAAATGGTACTGACAAATGGGTTTGTGGGAAGGTAGGTGTGTTTTCGATACCTACGAGAAGGAAAGCGGCCTGTCAGACGAGGGAGTAAGAGAGATTTCCAGCCCAGTGCTGCTGGTTCAAAACAAGATTTCTGTTGAACGGTAGGAGAGAACATTAGACATCTTGATGTAAACTGTTCTGTTTCATGCAAATCTGGCTGGGATCAGTAATACTGATGTGTTGAGCAGTAGAGATGATGGATTGGACTTTCCCATTTTGGAATGTTTGTATGTTCTGGCAGTGCAAGATGTGAGATGTTCTTCCAACAACTTGAGAGCAGCTTGTGTTAGCAGAAGGGTCTTTGTACAGGAATTACGCACTAGCACTGATGGAGTGCAACAGTCCAACCCTATTGGAGTCcaaccctatttttctttcttaaaaaaataaaaccacgaACAGGTTATTGGGTTATGTCTTCAAGTTTACAGAAAGCACAGAAAACAGGTTATACAATGAAAAATAAGCTGAACGAACAGTGGATGGAACTCTTCAGGAAGGGTGGAGGTTATGGGATATGGGGAGTAGTCTTGCTATGCAGAATGAAAGAAAGGTGTGGGGTCCGTGTGTGGCAGCTGTTGAGCTTAGCTGAAGAGGTGAGTGGGCTGAGGCGTAGCAAGCTACAGTATTTTGAACTAAGTCTGCATGCTTGCAATTTGAGGGAATGGAGCTGCGAAGTTATTAGAGATTTTGCataggagaagaagggaaggggtgGGGCCATGATGTTAGTCTTCTGCTTGGGATTCCTTGCCAGCTTCAGTTGGTGGGTCAGCCAGTGCTTGTTCTTGTCTTTTCTTGGCTAGCATCCATTGTGTTTCCTTCTACCCGAGGTGTATTGAGTTACAGTTGAACTTCTGAAGGCTGTGTTTGAGGATGTTCAGGTGGCAGAGAATTAATACTGGTCAAACAGTAAatgcaagttaattcatgccataatattctcTGTTACTCTGTGTGAttgtgaaaattggacaatgaggagagctgacaggaagaaagttattcctttggaaggtggttttggaggagagtattacagataccatggtctgccaaagacaaataagtgggttctcgatcaaatcaagcctgaactctccctagaagctaaaatgactaaactgaggctattgtactttggtcacattataagacatcaccgggaaagacaataatgctaggaaaagttgaaggcagcaggaaaagaggaagacccaacatgagatagattgactttataaagaaagccacggccttcagtttgcaagacttgagcaaggctgttaacaacaggacattttagaggtcattaattcataaggtcgccataagtcggaagcaacttgatagcacttaatacacacacacacagtttaaaaaCATATAACTGTGCAATGTTTGAGTCTAATTCACATCTGCTTTAGAGAAGCAGTGAAAGCTCGCTGTCAGTAACACCATTGTCCCCCtatcccttttcctttttcaggTCCAGAGATCTCAGCAAATGTAAACGAATTGCTTGACTTTGATACAAGAGCTGCAAAATCTGACCCTTCTGTATCCAGCATTGCCTCCACTGCACAAAATATGGTAACCCAGCAGGCCGTTAAAACTGAGTCCTCCAGTACAAATGGGGCAGTTGTAAAAGATGACACTTCACTAACAACAGTCAGTTCAAAACCTGAAGGTTTGAGTTGTTTCACGTACTGTATTTTGAGCCATATATATCTAAGATCATCAGATTTGCTTCTTCCATTGTGATTGGCAGTTTTCTCTTTCTTGTGTAGAGCCCGGGTTGGACATTCACCCTAGTAGATGCAGGTGTGGATGAGACATTTGGCAGTTGGAATCACCACGTCTCTGCCTGCCCATCTTATAGCAAGACAATTGTCCTTTGGAATTGTTTTGAGATATGCTAGAAAGTATTTTATTCTCAGTGGAACTGTTGCTTCTTAGGGCCCACTTTTTGAGctctttttttttggaaaaaaatattttagaaattgcccttttcagtttttttttttaattggaagcaTTAGCCCTTTGCTTAAGTGCCTTTTTGTGGATTGCTGTTGACTTTCTTGGTGATCTCTGATAGATATGTCTGAAATGAGCAGTTTGTTATGAGCTCCGGGTGGACAGCATCTAAGGAAGGACACTTTGTTTTGGTGAAATCTGTTATTTACAAGGATGACTTCCCTTTCTTAGAAACCTTTTCCATGTTGTCTTGATCTGTCATTCAATATTTCATGTACAAATGCCATGCAAACTTAATTTTCTCCCTTCGTGTTGGGTTTAAATTTCAGTTAAAgcgacgtggctcagtggtagagcatcttcttggcatgcagaaggtcccaggttcaatccccagcatctccagttaaagggactaggcaagtaggtgatgtgaaagacctctgcctgagatcctggagagctgctgcctgtctcagtagacaatactgactttgatggaccaggggtctgctcagtataaggcagcttcatgtgttcatatgttcaaacaAGTTCTAGTGGCTTTCTGGAAATGCTGTGCCCTCAGGAGTACTACTTTAGAGCTCTTGAACAAAATATTTACCTGgaccattttatttttttacaccaCCCAAACTGACAACATCCACTTGCTCAATGTATATTATGCTTGCGTTTGCCATGGAGGTCTCTCCATGCACTCCTTACAAACTTCATTTCAGCCATATTTATTGACTTCAGCCAGTGGTTTAGATCCTGCCAGTCCAGTTCGTTTCCCTGTGGCACTGTGCAAGGAGCCCTTCCCCTGAAGCAGCATAATGAGTTTGCATAATTGTACCTGATATCGGCATGTTTTAAGCTTAGCTACATTTGTGGGATATGAAAATGTTGATATGTTTCGATCacgatgagtagccgtgttagtctgtcactagcagtagaaaagagtaagagtccagtagcaccttaaagattaacaaaatttctagcagggtatgagctgtcgtgagctacagctcgcttctgaagaagtgagctgtggctcacgaaagctcataccctgcttgATATTTATAGTACATTTGAACACTAGTCATTAAAAGCTTtggagatttttgttttgttttttttgccccTGAACCAATAgttgtttttaaatgtcattttTGGCTCTAGTCAATGAGACTGCAGCGCCTTCAGCTAGAGTTGCCTCTGTCGGCTCAGATGATTTGTCTGTACAGTTGCCTGTAAGTATGCACTACTTTCTGGTTTATATAGTCAGTATGGCATATGGTATTCATGTATGTTCCATCTTGGATGTCCTGGTTTTTGAAATATGATGCAGATCTCTAGGGGAAGCTCTATGGCTTGTTAGTAAGGGtgcatgctttgcatgctgaaaggcacaggttcagtccctgacatctccacttaaaggatccTGGGAAACACCTTTCTTTTGTGGCTCTGGAGTACTGCTGTCATAGTACATAGTCACAGTGTTGAGTTCAAGGGGCCCACTGGTCTTGCATGGGATAAGACCATTTAATGTATTCATTAGTTCAGACCTTGCTATGGACTTGCTAGGAGTCCACAGCAGTAATAGTGGCCTGTATTACTGGACAGTTCTAAGAATTGCTAAGAAAATATTTAAAGGGCTTTGAACACTGGAAACTCTTAACAATCTAAAATGTTTTCATGGTGATGTCTTGCTACCAAACATGTCTGATATGATGCTGCTATCACTGCAACATTGGAAGGGTAGGCATTGCCAAAttggatttttgaaaaaaaatttgtcaactttcccttcctttttcttcaaaCCTGAGTATCTCAAGTGTTTTTTTGGGGGTAATGCTGGTTGAATAGAAGACAGCCCATACTTTAACGCAACTTTTTGCCCAAACGACAGAAGACTTCTCCACCGAGGCAAAATGCAAGAGTGAGAGCACGCGAACGAAGATGGTATGATGTTGGCATTTTTCAAAGCAGCAGTGCTTTGGTGAACCAGTTCTATTTGCTGCCAGAAGAAAAGGCAGTCCTTACTAGCAAGGTACTTGTGAATTCTTATATGTAAATATTCTGAAATCTTGCCTATCTTCAACCAGCCCAGTTTGGAGTTCGTTTATTTCTTTCATCTGTTTCCCCTGTGCTGTCCCTATTGTCTCCAACTCGCCCTCACAGCTGTTAACCTGCCTTCATGCTcttcctcgctctccccctcccaccaaatTACTTTAAGATCCTAGTCTTCCGACACCATCCATGGGCATGATCTCAGTGAagtagggagaggctgtggctcagtgggagagcgtctgcttggcatgcagaagatcccaggttcaatccccttcACCTCCAGTGAAAGAGATCAGGGAGcagatgatgtaaaagacctcttattggaaaccctggagagccacagccggtgtgggtagacagtactggccttgatggaccagtggttggATTTGGTGTAAGGCTACTTCATGTATTCACTTATGGGTTGAAGTTAAAAAGgtggtgaaggtcccctgtgcaagcaccaggtcattcctgacccatggggtgatgccatatcatgacatttactaggcagactttgttttacggggtggtttgccagtgccttccccagtcatcttccctttacccccagcaagctgggtactcattttaccgacctcggaaggatggaaggctgagtcaaccttgagccggctacctgaaaccgacttccgtcgggatcgaactcaggtcgtgagcagagcttttgactgcagtactgcagcttaccactctgcgccacagggctctatggGTCGAAGTTAAGGGTATTTAAATCCCACTGTGATTAGCGGGAGAGATATCACAGCATGTGTTCAACACTGCCATTAGCAGGTCTTGTGCTCATCTGGGTTGTGCTCTGTGGGCTGGATCTTGCAGATCTGTTCAGCTAATGGTGGCAGTTTCCTCTGGCACAAGGAGCCTTCTGCTGGTGCAAGAGGCTCTTCTGCTCCTTGCTGAAGCCTCGTTGGTAGGACAGATCTGTGGGATCCAGCGTGATCAGCTTCGCCCACCCAAGCAAAGCTTTCTGAAGATGCCACCCTGCCAATGGGTAAGATAAGCAACTTCCCATTCATACACATTCTCTGTGGAGGcattgtggaatggtctgcccaaAGAGGACAGGAAGGTTCCCACGCTTCTGTCATTCTGCAGAATGATGGAAATGTACAGGAGTTCTAAGGGGACTGGAACTGCAGTAGAAAGGAACAGTCCAGGAAGGCTTCTTTATAAAGGGAGTGGTATAGTCTTgcctttactgcattgtcttctacctttgtaattcCACTATATCTTGTCTAGGCAGtttgtagatagatagatagttagttagttagtttatttgtggcccttggccagataaaacaagatacatggactaaaatggtcttaccgacaaaggtttacagtccgagtcttaaatcacttataaaaataaaataaataacatccaagttacatctgccatttggactaagaggcAGTTTGTTGTTCACACTGCCTTCTAACTCTGTCGTCCTACTTGCACTGTCCAATTGACTGTTTGACTGCACTTTTTTCTTCTTGAGTTTCAGTGGAAAAGgtgggctgtaaataaataaataaattggtgtcactgcagggcagccatgaaggagctagaaacaattcttaagtgtaagggtgTGACACTGGAAAGCAAGATCAAGTTAACTCATGCCttcctattccctattactatgtatgggtgtgaaagctggacagtgaagaaagctgataagaagaaagtagattcctttgaaacggatactgtagactgccaaaaaaaataatcagggggttacagatcaaatctagcctgcactgaccctagaagctaacatggctaaactgagactatcgtattttggtcacattatgagaagacaagagtccctggaaaatacagtcatgctaggaaaggttgagggcagcaggaaaggaggaagacccaactagagatggattgactctataaaggaagccatggccctcaatttgcaagaccagagcaaggctgttaaagataggatgatttggaggacattgattcatagggttgctgaaAGAAACAGCCTTATGGGGTTAAGGGGGCATCATCTGCCAACAAATAATATGCCAGAGTtaatttctttttcttatatTAAAATGTGGAACAAATTAATAGCCAACGTGTTCTtctttgtatattttaaatttttaggTAGAGAATGAAGATGCTCCGAACTACAGTTTACTTAAGAAACAGGATCTTGCTCCTGGCACTTTATACAGGTTCAGGGTTGCAGCAATTAATGGTTGTGGGATAGGTCCCTTCAGTAAAATAAGTGAATTTAAGACCTGCATCCCTGGGTTTCCTGGAGCACCTTCTATTGTCAAAATTAGTAAGGTAAGACTCTGTTGGGAATGTggattttttgttgttctgtGCAAACCTCAATGGGCAACACTGGAGTTCTTTGTGCTTAGTTTGAGCCAGCATATTGGGCACAGCTAGCAAAATCAGCTGTTTTGAATCTGAATAAACCAAAGGGAGAAAAATTGACATAAGAAAATGACTCTTTAATCTCTCTGAGGATAAACACGATATTCTGTAATAGCTGGGGAAGGCAAAAATACAAACGAACCTCATTCATCAGGCACTGGGAAAGCTCTTTCCCTGCCTCAGACCTTGGAGAGATGCTGCTAGTTAGAGAAGGTGATACttagatgggccagtggtctgatggtaataaggcagcttcatacattcatgtatttaatgtgtttttttgagagagaggctgtggctcagtggtagagctcatGCTTTACTTG
It contains:
- the HCFC2 gene encoding host cell factor 2; amino-acid sequence: MAAAAAALHWRRVSSFTGPVPRSRHGHRAVAIRELIIIFGGGNEGIADELHVYNTATNQWFLPAVRGDIPPGCAAHGFVCDGTRILVFGGMVEYGRYSNELYELQASRWLWKKVKPQNPSAGLPPCPRLGHSFSLYGNKCYLFGGLANESEDSNNNIPRYLNDFYELELQHGSGVMGWSIPVTKGVVPSPRESHTAIIYSRKDSGNPKMFIFGGMSGCRLNDLWELDIETLTWSKPETKGTEPLPRSLHTANVIGNKMYIFGGWVPQSTEDNISSQDGEWKCTGSFSYLNLDTTEWVCLISDGQEDKHNSLPGPRAGHCAVIIGTRLYIWSGRDGYRKAWNNQVCCKDLWYLDTDKPPAPSQVQLIRATTNSFQVKWDEVSTVEGYLLQLSSDTPTPAASEIPVTMVPETPSAQGIKMDLRSQTINKLPNNVQISISETKAKVMEPENAKKNNLISKESIAPLCLPASTLGPEISANVNELLDFDTRAAKSDPSVSSIASTAQNMVTQQAVKTESSSTNGAVVKDDTSLTTVSSKPEVNETAAPSARVASVGSDDLSVQLPKTSPPRQNARVRARERRWYDVGIFQSSSALVNQFYLLPEEKAVLTSKVENEDAPNYSLLKKQDLAPGTLYRFRVAAINGCGIGPFSKISEFKTCIPGFPGAPSIVKISKSADCIHLSWEPPVSPSGNILEYSAYLAIKTNQLHENPSQLMFMKIYCGLRTSCTVTAAQLANAHVDHTSKPAIVFRISAKNERGYGPATQVRWLQETKTSGSK